In Micromonospora sp. LH3U1, one genomic interval encodes:
- the pnuC gene encoding nicotinamide riboside transporter PnuC, whose product MIVDWLTGTAFQVAGTGTTWAELLGFATGVLNVWLVARQKIANWPIGIANVLLLMLLFWTAGLYADAGLQVVYVALGCYGWWHWLFGGERRSRLTVSRTGRREWLALIVVGVLLTGGLWALLDRATDSTVPLPDALTTALSLLATYGQTRKRVESWWLWIAADLIYIPLYAYKGLHLTAVLYLVFLALCVFGLRAWRADLRRVDRPTPVPPGPAPVAA is encoded by the coding sequence GTGATCGTTGACTGGCTCACCGGCACCGCGTTCCAGGTGGCCGGTACGGGCACCACCTGGGCGGAACTGCTGGGGTTCGCGACCGGTGTGCTCAACGTGTGGTTGGTGGCCCGGCAGAAGATCGCGAACTGGCCGATCGGCATCGCCAACGTGCTGCTGCTCATGCTGCTGTTCTGGACCGCCGGGCTGTACGCCGACGCTGGGCTCCAGGTCGTGTACGTCGCGCTCGGCTGCTATGGCTGGTGGCACTGGCTGTTCGGTGGCGAGCGGCGGAGCCGACTCACGGTGAGCCGGACCGGGCGACGGGAGTGGCTGGCGCTGATCGTCGTCGGGGTGCTGCTGACCGGCGGGCTGTGGGCCCTGTTGGACCGGGCCACCGACTCGACCGTGCCGTTGCCGGACGCGTTGACCACGGCGCTGTCCCTGCTGGCCACGTACGGGCAGACCCGCAAGCGGGTGGAGAGCTGGTGGCTCTGGATCGCCGCGGACCTGATCTACATCCCGTTGTACGCGTACAAGGGGCTGCACCTGACCGCCGTTCTGTACCTGGTGTTCCTCGCCCTGTGTGTGTTCGGGCTGCGTGCCTGGCGGGCCGACCTGCGTCGGGTCGACCGGCCGACGCCCGTTCCTCCTGGTCCGGCGCCGGTCGCCGCGTGA
- a CDS encoding antibiotic biosynthesis monooxygenase family protein: MVLEVALIDVLPGHEDAFAAAYAEGHPVLAGATGCRSVRMTRGIESPTRFVLLVEWDSVEAHEQNFRATERFEQWRALIGPHFAGPPVVEHFLDVPA; this comes from the coding sequence ATGGTGCTTGAGGTCGCGCTGATCGACGTACTACCCGGACACGAGGACGCGTTCGCCGCCGCGTACGCCGAGGGTCACCCGGTGCTCGCAGGGGCGACCGGCTGCCGCTCCGTGCGGATGACCCGGGGAATCGAGTCCCCGACCCGCTTCGTGCTGCTGGTCGAATGGGACTCGGTCGAGGCGCACGAGCAGAACTTCCGGGCCACCGAACGGTTCGAGCAGTGGCGGGCGTTGATCGGGCCACACTTCGCCGGGCCGCCCGTGGTCGAGCATTTCCTCGACGTACCGGCCTGA
- a CDS encoding helix-turn-helix domain-containing protein — MPLPTSPVIRRARLGAELRQLRRREALTLEQVCDRLGWASTSKLSRIELGQSRPDLADVLDLLDVYKVPTPARDALIVIARDAATSRGWWKTLGEMSERQRTYAELEAGAADIVEYQPAVVPGLLQTPAYARVLVAAGAQLTPEVDVEAEVRARALRQEVLRRAYPPRYTAVLAEAVCDPGDLPVAVWREQLRHLVAVTGLSHVTVRLLPRGAAGGGLHPLTPYSCYAFPDPADPRTVMLEALTTDVRLATVLDVDRYERMTEALMASALSPEETVTVLARRVGEE; from the coding sequence ATGCCGCTGCCAACAAGTCCTGTCATTCGACGTGCACGTCTCGGCGCAGAGTTGCGCCAGCTACGTCGGCGCGAGGCGCTGACCCTGGAACAGGTCTGCGACCGGCTCGGCTGGGCCTCGACGTCGAAGCTGTCCCGCATCGAGCTCGGCCAGAGCCGCCCGGACCTCGCCGACGTCCTCGATCTGCTGGACGTCTACAAGGTGCCGACGCCGGCCCGGGACGCGCTGATCGTGATCGCCCGGGACGCGGCGACCAGCCGAGGCTGGTGGAAGACGCTGGGCGAGATGAGCGAACGGCAGCGCACCTACGCCGAGTTGGAGGCGGGTGCGGCCGACATCGTGGAGTACCAGCCGGCGGTCGTGCCGGGGCTGCTCCAGACGCCCGCGTACGCCCGGGTGCTGGTCGCGGCCGGCGCGCAGCTCACGCCGGAGGTCGATGTGGAGGCCGAGGTGCGCGCCCGGGCGCTGCGGCAGGAGGTGCTGAGGCGGGCCTATCCGCCGCGCTACACGGCGGTGCTCGCCGAGGCTGTCTGCGATCCGGGCGACCTGCCGGTGGCGGTCTGGCGTGAACAGTTGCGGCACCTGGTCGCCGTGACCGGGCTGTCCCATGTCACGGTGCGGCTGCTGCCTCGCGGGGCGGCCGGTGGCGGGCTGCACCCGCTCACGCCGTACTCCTGTTATGCCTTTCCCGACCCGGCGGACCCGCGGACGGTGATGCTCGAGGCGTTGACCACCGACGTCCGGTTGGCCACCGTGCTCGACGTCGACCGCTACGAGCGGATGACCGAGGCGCTGATGGCGTCCGCGCTGTCTCCAGAGGAGACGGTCACCGTGCTGGCCCGCCGCGTCGGCGAGGAGTAG